Proteins encoded within one genomic window of Felis catus isolate Fca126 chromosome C1, F.catus_Fca126_mat1.0, whole genome shotgun sequence:
- the ANGPTL7 gene encoding angiopoietin-related protein 7, whose amino-acid sequence MLKKTLSAMTWLCIFITAFVSHPAWPQKPPKRKTPAQLKAAACCEEAKELRAQIANLSSLLSELSEKQERDWVSVVMQVMELESSTKRMESRLTDAESKYSEMNNQIDIMQLQAAQTVTQTSADAIYDCSSLYQKNYRISGVYKLPPDDFLGSPELEVFCDMETSGGGWTTIQRRKSGLVSFFRDWKQYKQGFGSIRGDFWLGNEHIHRLSRRPTRLRVEMEDWEGNLRHAEYSRFALGNELNSYRLFLGNYSGNVGNDALLYHNNTAFSTKDKDNDNCLDKCAQLRKGGYWYNCCTDSNLNGVYYRLGEHNKHLDGITWYGWHGSSYSLRRVEMKIRPEDFQP is encoded by the exons ATGCTGAAAAAGACTCTCTCAGCTATGACCTGGCTCTGCATTTTCATCACGGCCTTTGTCAGCCACCCAGCGTGGCCACAGAAGCCCCCGAAGCGCAAGACACCCGCGCAGCTCAAGGCGGCCGCCTGCTGTGAGGAGGCGAAGGAGCTCAGGGCCCAGATTGCCAATCTGAGCAGTCTGCTGAGCGAACTGAGcgagaagcaggagagggactGGGTCAGCGTGGTCATGCAGGTGATGGAGCTGGAGAGCAGCACCAAGCGCATGGAGTCACGGCTCACAGACGCGGAGAGCAAGTACTCGGAAATGAACAACCAGATTGACATTATGCAGCTACAGGCAGCACAGACTGTCACCCAGACCTCGGCAG ACGCCATCTATGACTGCTCGTCCCTCTACCAGAAGAACTACCGCATCTCTGGGGTGTACAAGCTTCCTCCCGATGACTTTCTGGGCAGCCCTGAGCTGGAG GTGTTCTGTGACATGGAGACGTCAGGCGGCGGCTGGACCACCATCCAGAGACGAAAGAGTGGCCTCGTCTCCTTCTTCCGGGACTGGAAGCAGTACAAGCAGGGCTTTGGCAGCATCCGTGGGGACTTCTGGCTGGGCAATGAACACATCCACCGGCTCTCCAGACGGCCAACCCGGCTGCGTGTGGAGATGGAG GACTGGGAGGGCAACCTGCGCCACGCCGAGTACAGCCGCTTCGCTCTGGGCAACGAACTGAACAGCTACCGCCTCTTCCTGGGGAACTACAGCGGCAACGTGGGGAACGACGCCCTCCTCTACCACAACAACACGGCCTTCAGCACCAAGGACAAGGACAACGACAACTGCCTGGACAAGTGTGCACAGCTCCGCAAAG GCGGCTACTGGTACAACTGCTGCACAGACTCCAACCTCAACGGGGTCTACTACCGCCTCGGGGAGCACAACAAGCACCTGGACGGCATCACGTGGTACGGCTGGCACGGCTCGAGCTACTCCCTCAGGCGCGTGGAGATGAAAATCCGCCCGGAAGACTTCCAGCCCTGA